A stretch of Leptospira andrefontaineae DNA encodes these proteins:
- a CDS encoding DUF1566 domain-containing protein: MGTLVESMLRRYLVLFLFVLISFSSDLGAAPSRFTDNGDGTLTDKITNLIWQKCTAGVGSKDASTPPVSTCGAGNISGSDTNGAPSTFTWKEALAYCNGTGTVKPPALTGSFAGKTWRLPNIRELLSIVDRSVYNPSLDTSSFVIGTGSPDFFWSSTTSYNQLSAAWTVNFYYGYSYYNAQKVSAYYVRCVTQ, translated from the coding sequence ATGGGGACATTGGTTGAGAGTATGTTGAGACGTTATTTGGTATTATTTTTATTCGTTCTCATTTCTTTCTCCTCCGATTTAGGAGCTGCTCCTTCTAGATTTACGGATAACGGAGATGGTACGCTCACCGATAAAATTACGAATTTGATCTGGCAGAAATGTACGGCGGGAGTGGGCTCGAAAGATGCAAGCACTCCTCCTGTTTCTACTTGCGGTGCTGGAAATATAAGCGGAAGCGATACTAACGGTGCTCCTTCTACCTTTACTTGGAAGGAGGCGTTGGCCTATTGCAATGGGACCGGTACAGTAAAACCTCCTGCTTTGACGGGCAGTTTTGCGGGTAAAACATGGAGACTTCCTAATATTCGAGAATTATTAAGCATTGTGGATCGATCCGTTTATAATCCTTCCTTAGATACAAGTTCTTTCGTCATTGGAACGGGGAGCCCGGATTTTTTCTGGTCTTCTACCACCTCTTATAACCAGCTTTCCGCGGCCTGGACTGTTAATTTTTACTACGGTTATTCGTATTATAATGCTCAGAAGGTCTCCGCTTATTACGTGAGATGCGTGACTCAGTAG
- a CDS encoding TIGR04388 family protein, with protein sequence MSRYIQKTKYILLLFLLFIGLDRSFPQSVTVPTLNAPVFNGTSLDQTFVLADKMQSISNWDAFVFQSLGVLQSQWEIQLQMQITQMVNSIDTSDHYATVADYQSYVYDSLQGQANELLLEWQQAAELEITQERSKYLGDVFGENSASTQAAMDSFSTQWEQFVNGQGMDLNQGGSNNQASLNGAQQNLENMETQWWNQFNYNIQNGLWTYQQALQNLTQSYQNILNQINQTESQYQAYLAMVQQTEANVKDQIQSSLDGYQTYLNDNDLFWNSINVVYDNDVNSYVIAACASGHVCNTYEYDKATGQFFSQGACPLGQSCVSVLYDTTDKKYLEASCPTGHTCDGEEKENISIRTGLNADGKAFQTAINNVIGALQTGYTMPAIFDSTSGTMLNYNIGCLNGDTCVKGWYDSSTSSFTTGTCSNTSTCYSAVVNTSGSSLTGTYFATTCNVGDTSCVVCASGHSCKVQTMDATLLYASNQMMNFLNNELGVVQTGLQNLINGGNGSGQIHAGSSEYQDRCLGVTAFYSADCGNFATPTAGSSIAVSMADYNDSANTTGMAGLSKMIANYIDGSVSQIDLVNWIMSAYSDSLLTGKDSGFFAMLGLNPGTTISSIADADLVAFNDENYTFDGWAGDWSNDYCHYWGGCSWIYDTNQSYSEARADFAKYHADVFLWWGGVPVGGVLGVEQIQDHLWIDLTLNTQNNNSSANVTTYQDLVLQLQSFQYDWTQNVMPSITNWVAQVANYQAQYDNWQIEKAAAIAEAQSTYSQGVSDLQSQESAWMASMNAVQNSAEKAFNAAENALRDAKGQSNYDTLYAQIMAGLNQGKGGLNANSEASADLASYTESLANLSKGLNDKSSSGVPDSTLLSNFANSFSNLVAGASNLSLLSATNNSVMDSTANYMIGIADSMRNEKTFKQNGVGNLLEAYHIQTKEVKGESYVLDHGQRIAMLDDHGNQKKDGEGNLVYKTVSDWLQEKCGDDLSNDACSKFVENKYSEVTVNADGSISATTKAYTGKNHLRAGGDATNYNDYVFDTENKVVTVNAPKRALMGRGISSLGNVFDAENNGVGDYISSSFGNINSYLSNSKTSVNLFSEVSAFNLRNSSLSNMASNSAMSQVKVANMVVDYVKSVLLGGVGTGEWVAGQVNQAVQDVYASALVKVFDLDPQTASFVAGMYMTNQAAHQARHEMNTQYGGHGWLLHKYEDLVDNMGVIGDYIKYSNPIGWGFEAVTLADKTHNADNLKALDAWHNFKYNVASFGIQKYGQEHGWDANQTAMAGQFVADYMKMKDAKHALGIDGAAFSLNSLNGLNKLLGSYVDGWVTEGAGGILSGLAHLGGDLGIVGESAERNFNKDLRYAINDIKLKDIKDAIHQWKNDQPQIAREMIKLYGDSQGWSDAEKNMWADLYGNYVAREQAENDLHARNGFVVTWVDDRLFSGGITSLIGKGIRGLTTAVADVGRDWGLSSEEFTDSVYKQSKDWSNDISGADIKARMQTGAINKASVQTDLRDKLFDWIGDQLSPQFAGLDGHSIGLLLKHQIDTREAHKAAREQRLQDAQLIGQVAAAAALAYFAGPAGAKAAGELFAAIGLEGTAVATYAAGTYTTAVAGMNVSITGAQIMVAATSAVAQGILGFQTGGDNGAVAGILNAAISALTVGTKTPLTGYVSWTKHQNANLLTGQQEVKGGWGGGVTYNGGVVKDLAGVIGANSGGIGLSFNPGSGLSIDANVGFSNNLGVGLSYNTSDGNYTASGQYNIKVADKQSLTLSMSASKTGQASAGVGYNYGGHENVSPLLKGTGGSITFSNDGSVGVSGQIIGATIGSIAYNTETRQWGKLALNQNFQYEFNQGWAADNAANNEQESSRKIAEVEGRTLVKDGKLSQQQYDDLIAKDPGALREKFADYSHTIGKDDLAKLVQTMDGVATEMGYKFKATNDSSDGAEGFFKKLAGSVKQSFGIADDGIAAIDKDGNFKYSVCFEGDTLISTRDGMKRISEIKIGDYVKSLNEETGEVTYKKVLRTYQREVSQVYKVTYENGTSVTATGEHPFRVINGEDRRVSFENSDIDTGRNSSWVKAGSLTTKDRSVTLASIQNAERKNSSNRQFMQAGISLAAVVNRSQAAWDDVEKGTLGIRKVEVIEKKEKVYNLEVEENHTYFVSKDAVLVHNQCFKDALTGQWNLGDKERLFVNTGIWENGTNGKGLSSGSTLPEIRVAANRNKPTPELDGWANDTLKNANNSKYMKIVSSPEYKEAENQRNNTVTRHGNLLRWKEEMKGILKLVELGSRRPQSLDEANDYITLKKFAEKEIRETDKKLIDARKQFDEANRKVAEKAKELSDREDRRIASANPIDKLAGKDIKFKDIGVANIFDDPNKQVPNTNVKLKPDGAVEDKALQVTAKGKQVASKEADKIRKGEDESTREIVLNNNRYKRRIDDKTGEAVYEREYDKGVKEEIRINNKNQVEQKLSWNSLLGYGPEESKITVFEPSGKVVDTSGKDKTEKVAAVKKAEEKRPTKEELARLNEELNSDKHLNENENNEVADLKRKLQVVAGKDRQKITEEIREKRIRAYVRDNKLAEDLSEVNQKDLTDNLRKIASGAKDSNEAGEKASNLLQAAAGGPTDDSFPNRGNLSKEISRTWKKTKNQIRTALDERRVREQKENTKFEFDEKGNFRIVTPKQEPEYIGFDSVSEILDYNKSNQSHTKYTDMSSGKGGVAEQLHDDVDLFRFNKETKYYYQEELDAATQNKDTLTKSINAVETANKGLKTDISKLKEQISSLKRDKKSDPNELSQKQSTLKIKEGILKQNQDSVSNAQKELDKTKKLVNYFEGKKAIFEESKDWLMSDDKNVQQVTAGVTSGICYGLADYKLLQSNGLVKESFGEWYRDQVRKGNLKKGGTQAGGYGVFVGAQEDGDDGLFGGYESVRIPDEGKDADLTGELKRSMDYDKVIDRLKAEGVKSFKVWIDKTDYQGYGTDLNTDRTGQHYFVVAWSDKDNDFIMMDHNSNDTYHNKILDPDKFKLIRRITYIKPNQSKGKK encoded by the coding sequence ATGAGTAGATATATTCAAAAAACTAAATATATTCTTCTACTTTTTCTTCTTTTTATAGGTCTGGATCGCTCCTTTCCTCAAAGCGTTACTGTTCCTACTTTAAACGCTCCAGTCTTTAACGGAACTTCTCTGGACCAAACTTTTGTTTTGGCGGATAAGATGCAGTCCATAAGCAATTGGGATGCTTTTGTTTTCCAGAGTTTGGGTGTTTTGCAGTCCCAATGGGAAATCCAACTACAGATGCAGATCACTCAGATGGTGAATTCGATCGATACAAGCGATCATTACGCAACTGTCGCAGATTACCAAAGTTATGTGTATGATTCTCTCCAAGGGCAAGCGAATGAACTTCTTTTAGAATGGCAGCAGGCTGCAGAGTTAGAGATCACTCAAGAAAGAAGTAAGTATTTAGGAGATGTATTCGGGGAAAATAGTGCTTCTACCCAAGCAGCGATGGATTCTTTTTCCACCCAATGGGAACAGTTTGTAAACGGACAAGGTATGGATTTGAATCAAGGAGGTTCGAATAACCAGGCTTCTCTAAACGGTGCTCAACAAAATTTGGAGAATATGGAAACACAATGGTGGAACCAATTCAATTATAATATCCAAAACGGTCTTTGGACGTACCAACAAGCACTTCAAAACCTTACGCAAAGTTATCAGAATATTTTAAACCAGATCAACCAAACCGAGAGTCAATACCAAGCTTACTTGGCTATGGTGCAACAAACAGAAGCGAATGTAAAAGATCAGATCCAATCTAGTTTGGATGGTTACCAGACTTATCTGAACGATAACGATCTATTTTGGAATTCGATCAATGTAGTCTATGATAATGATGTGAATTCCTATGTGATCGCAGCCTGCGCCTCGGGCCATGTTTGTAATACATATGAATACGATAAGGCAACGGGACAGTTTTTCAGCCAGGGTGCTTGCCCTCTAGGCCAATCTTGCGTTAGCGTTCTATATGATACGACAGACAAAAAGTATTTAGAAGCAAGTTGCCCAACAGGTCACACTTGCGACGGAGAAGAAAAAGAAAACATTTCTATCCGTACTGGTTTGAATGCGGATGGTAAGGCTTTCCAAACTGCGATCAATAATGTAATAGGTGCATTACAGACAGGTTATACTATGCCTGCGATCTTTGATTCCACAAGCGGGACAATGCTCAATTATAATATTGGCTGTCTGAACGGAGATACTTGCGTTAAGGGCTGGTATGATTCCAGCACGAGTAGTTTTACCACAGGGACTTGCAGTAATACTTCGACTTGTTATAGTGCTGTTGTGAATACAAGTGGCAGTTCTCTTACTGGAACTTATTTTGCTACCACCTGTAATGTAGGAGATACATCTTGTGTGGTTTGTGCAAGCGGTCATTCTTGCAAGGTACAGACAATGGATGCTACTTTGTTATATGCATCCAATCAGATGATGAATTTCTTAAATAACGAGTTAGGCGTGGTTCAGACCGGTCTACAAAATTTGATCAATGGAGGGAATGGAAGTGGGCAGATCCATGCCGGATCAAGTGAATACCAGGATCGTTGTTTGGGTGTTACCGCTTTTTATAGTGCGGATTGTGGCAATTTTGCAACTCCTACGGCCGGCTCCTCAATTGCAGTCAGTATGGCCGATTATAATGACTCAGCTAATACGACTGGTATGGCCGGTCTTTCGAAAATGATCGCAAACTATATCGACGGAAGCGTTTCTCAAATCGACCTAGTCAATTGGATCATGTCTGCTTATTCAGACAGTTTGCTTACCGGAAAGGACAGTGGTTTTTTTGCGATGCTTGGGCTAAATCCAGGCACTACCATCTCGAGCATTGCGGATGCAGACTTGGTCGCATTTAACGATGAGAATTATACTTTCGATGGTTGGGCTGGGGACTGGTCGAACGATTATTGTCATTATTGGGGAGGTTGCTCTTGGATTTATGATACGAATCAGAGCTATTCGGAAGCAAGAGCGGATTTTGCCAAATACCATGCAGACGTGTTCCTTTGGTGGGGAGGTGTTCCTGTAGGAGGAGTATTAGGTGTAGAACAAATCCAGGATCATCTATGGATCGATTTGACTCTCAATACTCAGAATAATAACTCAAGTGCAAACGTAACCACTTACCAAGATCTGGTTTTGCAATTGCAATCTTTCCAATACGATTGGACCCAGAACGTTATGCCTTCTATCACGAATTGGGTGGCTCAGGTCGCGAACTACCAGGCTCAGTATGATAATTGGCAGATTGAAAAAGCAGCAGCAATCGCAGAAGCTCAATCCACTTACAGCCAAGGTGTGAGCGATCTACAATCACAAGAATCTGCTTGGATGGCTTCTATGAACGCTGTCCAGAACTCTGCAGAAAAAGCGTTTAACGCTGCAGAGAACGCTCTCAGGGATGCGAAAGGCCAAAGCAATTACGATACGTTGTATGCTCAGATCATGGCAGGTTTGAACCAGGGTAAAGGCGGTTTGAATGCCAACTCGGAGGCTTCCGCGGATTTGGCATCGTATACGGAGAGCCTTGCGAACTTATCCAAAGGATTAAATGATAAATCTTCGAGTGGTGTTCCGGACTCAACCTTACTCAGCAATTTTGCAAATAGCTTTTCGAATTTAGTCGCTGGAGCTTCTAATCTTTCTCTTCTTTCCGCTACGAATAATAGCGTAATGGATAGCACTGCGAATTATATGATAGGCATTGCTGATTCTATGAGAAATGAAAAGACGTTCAAACAGAACGGAGTTGGAAATTTATTAGAAGCGTATCATATCCAGACAAAAGAGGTCAAAGGGGAATCTTACGTATTAGATCATGGGCAAAGGATTGCGATGTTAGATGATCACGGGAACCAAAAGAAGGATGGAGAAGGAAATTTAGTTTATAAAACTGTTAGTGATTGGCTCCAGGAAAAATGTGGGGATGATCTAAGCAATGATGCTTGTTCCAAGTTTGTAGAGAATAAGTATAGCGAGGTAACGGTAAACGCAGACGGATCAATCTCTGCTACTACAAAGGCATATACAGGCAAAAACCATTTAAGAGCAGGAGGAGATGCCACCAATTATAACGACTATGTATTCGATACAGAGAATAAAGTCGTTACAGTCAATGCACCTAAACGTGCTCTGATGGGAAGAGGGATTTCCAGTTTAGGAAATGTATTCGATGCAGAAAATAACGGTGTAGGAGATTATATCAGTTCTAGCTTTGGAAATATAAATAGCTATTTATCCAATTCTAAAACTTCCGTTAATCTATTCTCAGAAGTTAGTGCATTCAATTTACGTAATAGTTCACTTTCTAATATGGCTTCTAATTCTGCTATGAGCCAGGTCAAGGTCGCCAATATGGTCGTAGACTATGTAAAAAGTGTACTACTTGGAGGAGTGGGCACAGGGGAATGGGTGGCAGGCCAAGTAAACCAAGCGGTTCAAGACGTGTATGCTTCTGCTTTAGTAAAAGTATTCGATCTGGATCCACAAACGGCATCATTCGTTGCCGGTATGTATATGACAAACCAAGCGGCCCACCAAGCAAGACATGAGATGAACACTCAGTATGGCGGGCATGGTTGGCTTCTGCATAAGTATGAAGACTTGGTCGATAATATGGGCGTGATCGGAGATTATATTAAGTATAGTAATCCGATTGGTTGGGGATTTGAAGCCGTAACCCTAGCGGATAAAACTCATAACGCGGATAATTTGAAAGCACTCGATGCTTGGCATAATTTCAAATACAATGTAGCTAGTTTCGGGATCCAAAAATACGGACAAGAACACGGATGGGATGCAAACCAAACTGCGATGGCAGGCCAGTTCGTTGCAGATTACATGAAGATGAAGGATGCGAAGCATGCATTGGGAATTGATGGTGCTGCATTCTCTCTAAATTCATTAAACGGTTTGAATAAGTTGCTTGGCAGTTATGTGGACGGCTGGGTTACAGAGGGCGCAGGAGGGATCCTTTCTGGACTAGCTCATCTAGGTGGTGATCTAGGCATCGTGGGGGAAAGTGCAGAAAGAAATTTTAACAAAGATCTGCGCTATGCGATTAACGATATCAAACTAAAAGATATTAAAGATGCGATCCATCAATGGAAAAACGACCAACCACAAATCGCGAGAGAGATGATCAAACTCTACGGAGACTCCCAAGGTTGGAGCGATGCAGAGAAGAACATGTGGGCAGATCTGTATGGTAACTATGTAGCCAGAGAGCAAGCAGAGAACGATCTACATGCAAGGAATGGATTTGTTGTCACTTGGGTGGACGATAGATTGTTCAGCGGAGGGATAACCTCTCTAATCGGCAAAGGAATCAGAGGACTCACAACAGCAGTAGCAGACGTAGGTAGAGATTGGGGACTGAGTAGCGAAGAGTTTACGGACAGCGTATACAAACAATCGAAAGACTGGTCGAATGATATATCCGGTGCGGACATCAAGGCTCGGATGCAAACGGGAGCAATCAATAAGGCTTCTGTCCAAACGGATCTGAGAGATAAATTATTCGATTGGATCGGTGATCAATTGTCTCCTCAGTTCGCTGGACTAGACGGACACTCTATTGGACTATTACTAAAACATCAAATAGATACAAGAGAAGCACATAAGGCAGCAAGAGAACAAAGATTACAGGATGCACAGCTAATCGGACAAGTTGCAGCAGCAGCGGCTCTTGCTTATTTTGCCGGGCCAGCAGGAGCAAAAGCAGCAGGAGAGTTATTTGCCGCTATAGGACTTGAGGGTACAGCAGTCGCAACATACGCTGCTGGGACGTATACTACAGCAGTAGCCGGAATGAATGTCTCTATAACGGGAGCTCAGATAATGGTAGCAGCAACGAGTGCAGTTGCTCAAGGTATATTAGGTTTCCAAACCGGTGGAGATAATGGAGCTGTAGCGGGTATATTAAATGCAGCGATTTCTGCCCTTACTGTAGGAACTAAAACTCCACTTACAGGCTATGTGAGTTGGACCAAACATCAGAATGCAAATCTATTAACCGGCCAACAAGAAGTAAAAGGAGGCTGGGGAGGCGGCGTAACGTATAATGGAGGCGTTGTAAAAGATTTAGCAGGAGTGATCGGAGCGAACAGTGGAGGGATCGGCTTATCTTTTAATCCAGGAAGTGGCTTATCAATCGATGCAAATGTCGGATTTAGCAATAATTTGGGCGTAGGCTTAAGTTATAATACTTCAGATGGAAATTACACTGCTAGCGGACAATATAATATAAAAGTTGCGGATAAACAAAGTCTGACCCTCAGCATGTCAGCGAGTAAGACAGGTCAAGCAAGTGCCGGAGTAGGATATAACTACGGTGGGCATGAAAACGTATCGCCACTCTTAAAGGGAACAGGCGGAAGTATCACCTTCTCTAACGACGGAAGCGTCGGAGTTTCAGGACAAATTATAGGAGCAACTATAGGCTCAATTGCATATAACACAGAAACTCGCCAATGGGGCAAATTAGCACTCAACCAAAACTTCCAATATGAATTCAACCAGGGTTGGGCAGCGGATAACGCGGCGAACAATGAACAAGAGTCAAGCCGCAAGATAGCAGAAGTAGAAGGTAGGACACTTGTCAAAGATGGAAAACTTTCCCAACAACAATATGATGATTTAATAGCCAAAGATCCGGGAGCACTCAGAGAGAAGTTCGCAGATTATAGCCATACAATCGGTAAAGATGACCTTGCAAAACTTGTCCAGACGATGGATGGAGTTGCGACGGAGATGGGCTATAAATTCAAAGCAACGAACGATTCCTCCGACGGAGCAGAAGGATTCTTTAAAAAGCTCGCAGGCTCGGTGAAACAATCGTTTGGAATAGCAGACGATGGAATTGCAGCAATAGACAAGGATGGGAATTTCAAATACTCAGTCTGCTTTGAAGGAGATACATTAATCTCCACAAGAGATGGGATGAAACGCATCTCCGAGATCAAGATCGGAGACTACGTAAAATCTTTAAACGAAGAGACTGGGGAAGTTACTTATAAGAAAGTATTACGCACTTACCAGAGAGAAGTATCTCAGGTTTACAAAGTTACATACGAAAACGGAACGAGTGTAACAGCTACAGGAGAACATCCGTTTAGAGTAATAAACGGTGAAGATAGAAGAGTTTCTTTCGAGAATAGCGACATAGATACAGGAAGGAACAGCTCTTGGGTGAAAGCGGGAAGCTTAACTACAAAAGATAGAAGTGTAACGCTTGCAAGCATCCAGAATGCGGAACGTAAAAACTCATCTAATAGACAATTTATGCAAGCTGGGATTTCACTGGCAGCGGTTGTAAATCGCTCTCAAGCTGCATGGGATGACGTAGAGAAAGGAACATTAGGAATCCGGAAAGTAGAAGTTATCGAGAAAAAAGAGAAAGTATATAACCTGGAAGTAGAAGAGAATCATACTTATTTTGTAAGTAAGGATGCTGTTTTAGTACATAACCAGTGCTTTAAGGATGCTCTTACCGGCCAATGGAACTTAGGGGATAAGGAAAGACTCTTTGTAAATACCGGAATTTGGGAAAATGGGACGAACGGAAAAGGTTTATCTTCCGGTTCAACACTGCCTGAGATACGTGTAGCTGCAAACCGTAATAAACCAACACCTGAACTGGATGGTTGGGCAAATGATACCTTAAAGAATGCGAACAACTCTAAATATATGAAGATCGTTTCGTCGCCAGAATATAAAGAGGCAGAAAACCAAAGAAATAATACAGTAACCAGACACGGAAACCTACTTCGTTGGAAAGAAGAAATGAAAGGGATCTTGAAGCTCGTAGAATTGGGTTCCAGACGCCCTCAATCGTTAGATGAAGCCAATGATTATATCACTCTAAAGAAATTCGCAGAGAAAGAGATCCGAGAAACAGATAAGAAGTTAATAGATGCTCGCAAACAATTTGATGAGGCGAATCGTAAAGTAGCAGAAAAAGCGAAAGAACTATCAGATAGAGAAGATAGAAGAATAGCTTCTGCTAATCCGATTGATAAACTTGCAGGGAAAGATATTAAGTTTAAGGATATCGGAGTTGCCAATATATTCGATGATCCAAATAAACAAGTCCCGAATACGAATGTAAAACTTAAGCCAGACGGAGCCGTTGAAGATAAGGCATTACAAGTTACTGCGAAAGGCAAACAAGTCGCTTCTAAGGAAGCAGATAAGATTCGCAAGGGTGAGGATGAATCTACACGGGAAATCGTTTTAAATAATAATCGTTATAAGCGAAGAATAGACGATAAGACCGGCGAAGCAGTATACGAGAGAGAATACGATAAGGGTGTTAAAGAAGAGATTCGAATAAATAATAAGAACCAAGTAGAGCAGAAGTTAAGTTGGAACTCTTTACTTGGGTATGGTCCTGAAGAGAGTAAGATAACTGTATTTGAGCCAAGTGGAAAAGTAGTAGATACTTCAGGAAAGGATAAAACCGAGAAAGTAGCGGCTGTCAAGAAAGCAGAAGAGAAACGACCTACTAAAGAGGAACTTGCAAGACTTAATGAGGAATTGAATTCAGATAAACACCTGAATGAAAACGAAAATAATGAAGTAGCTGATCTAAAAAGAAAGCTCCAAGTTGTTGCAGGTAAAGATAGACAGAAGATAACGGAAGAGATTCGTGAGAAGCGTATTCGGGCTTATGTAAGAGACAACAAGCTTGCAGAAGATCTTTCCGAGGTAAACCAAAAGGATCTGACAGATAATTTACGTAAAATTGCAAGTGGTGCAAAAGATTCTAATGAAGCTGGTGAGAAGGCCTCAAACCTATTGCAGGCAGCAGCAGGTGGTCCGACCGATGATAGCTTCCCGAACAGAGGAAATCTCAGCAAAGAGATAAGCCGAACTTGGAAAAAGACAAAGAATCAGATCAGAACTGCTTTGGATGAAAGAAGAGTTCGCGAACAGAAGGAGAATACCAAATTCGAATTTGATGAGAAAGGCAATTTCCGGATAGTAACACCGAAGCAAGAGCCAGAATACATCGGATTTGATTCCGTATCTGAGATACTGGATTATAACAAGTCGAACCAGAGCCATACAAAATATACGGATATGAGTAGTGGTAAGGGAGGAGTAGCGGAGCAACTCCATGATGATGTAGATCTATTCAGATTCAATAAGGAAACGAAGTATTATTATCAAGAAGAGTTAGATGCTGCCACTCAGAATAAAGATACTCTTACAAAGTCGATTAATGCAGTAGAAACTGCTAATAAGGGTTTGAAAACGGATATATCCAAGCTTAAGGAACAGATATCGTCACTGAAGAGAGATAAGAAATCAGATCCGAATGAGCTTTCACAAAAGCAATCTACTTTAAAAATTAAAGAGGGTATCTTGAAACAGAATCAAGATTCCGTCTCTAATGCACAAAAAGAACTAGACAAGACTAAGAAGTTAGTGAATTACTTCGAAGGCAAAAAGGCGATATTTGAAGAATCGAAAGATTGGTTGATGTCTGACGATAAGAATGTCCAGCAAGTGACAGCAGGAGTCACCAGCGGAATTTGCTATGGTCTCGCGGATTACAAGCTTTTACAGTCAAACGGGTTGGTAAAAGAATCATTCGGTGAATGGTATAGAGATCAGGTAAGAAAAGGAAACCTGAAAAAAGGTGGAACTCAGGCTGGGGGTTATGGGGTATTCGTGGGAGCCCAGGAAGATGGTGATGATGGATTGTTTGGTGGATATGAATCAGTGCGGATTCCGGACGAAGGTAAAGATGCTGATCTTACCGGAGAGCTGAAACGATCTATGGATTATGATAAGGTGATAGATCGTTTGAAAGCCGAAGGAGTTAAATCGTTTAAGGTTTGGATTGATAAGACTGATTATCAGGGCTACGGTACTGACCTAAATACAGACAGAACTGGCCAACATTATTTTGTGGTTGCCTGGAGTGATAAAGATAATGATTTTATCATGATGGATCACAATAGCAACGATACTTATCACAATAAGATCTTAGATCCAGACAAATTTAAATTAATTCGTCGAATCACGTATATAAAACCAAATCAAAGTAAAGGGAAAAAATGA